A window of the Pseudomonas gozinkensis genome harbors these coding sequences:
- a CDS encoding Ohr family peroxiredoxin: protein MSKIEKVLATGKTHTTASSAGLTSRGHNGNLDIQLSTPGNAKPAHVFANVLPHPTAEQLFAGAWSSCYTAAVGLVANDLGVVLPADMSVDIEVDLGQTGPAYFLQARLTLRVPGIAEDIAKNLAHTADQICPYSKATRGNIEVALNVITE, encoded by the coding sequence ATGAGCAAAATCGAAAAAGTCCTGGCCACCGGCAAGACCCACACTACCGCCAGCAGTGCCGGCCTCACTTCCCGCGGTCACAACGGCAATCTCGACATTCAGCTCTCGACGCCCGGCAATGCCAAACCGGCGCACGTGTTTGCCAACGTGCTGCCCCACCCGACCGCCGAGCAACTGTTCGCCGGTGCCTGGTCGTCCTGCTACACCGCCGCCGTCGGCCTGGTAGCCAATGATCTGGGCGTGGTGCTGCCGGCCGACATGTCGGTAGACATTGAGGTGGATCTGGGCCAGACCGGCCCTGCCTACTTCCTGCAAGCCCGCCTGACCCTGCGCGTACCCGGCATCGCCGAAGACATCGCGAAAAACCTGGCCCACACCGCTGACCAGATCTGCCCGTACTCCAAGGCGACTCGCGGCAACATCGAAGTGGCACTGAACGTCATCACTGAGTAA
- a CDS encoding organic hydroperoxide resistance protein — translation MSQIEKVLYTAKTHTTGGRDGASRSSDGILDVKLSSPGSSGGGTNPEQLFAAGWSACFIGAMKAVAGQQKISLPADLAVDAEVDLGTNSGGYLLQARLNVSLPGMERGAAQQLVDAAHQVCPYSKATRNNIEVELKLA, via the coding sequence ATGAGTCAGATCGAAAAAGTCCTCTACACCGCGAAAACCCATACCACCGGCGGACGTGATGGCGCATCGCGCAGTTCCGACGGCATCCTCGATGTAAAACTGTCGTCGCCCGGTTCCAGTGGCGGCGGGACCAATCCGGAACAATTGTTCGCTGCCGGCTGGTCGGCGTGTTTCATCGGCGCGATGAAAGCGGTGGCGGGGCAGCAGAAAATCAGCCTGCCAGCGGACCTGGCGGTGGATGCCGAAGTGGACCTGGGCACTAATTCGGGAGGGTATCTGCTGCAGGCGCGACTGAATGTGAGCCTGCCGGGCATGGAGCGCGGCGCGGCGCAGCAGTTGGTGGATGCGGCGCATCAGGTGTGCCCGTACTCCAAGGCCACGCGCAACAATATCGAGGTCGAATTGAAACTGGCCTGA
- a CDS encoding copper chaperone PCu(A)C, with product MNPFLNNIKRATLGLSLLGLAFQVSAQTKVDDAWVRATVPNQSASGAFMTVTADSDSKLLSVASPAAKDVQIHEMTMKNDVMSMGPVKSVDLPAGKPVNFDPNGYHVMLMGLTAQLKEGDSVPLTLTVENAKGEKETVEVKAPVKALTMEGHDHSKMH from the coding sequence ATGAACCCTTTTCTGAACAACATCAAACGTGCCACACTGGGCCTGTCCCTGCTGGGCCTGGCTTTCCAGGTATCGGCGCAGACCAAGGTCGACGACGCCTGGGTGCGCGCAACCGTGCCAAACCAGTCGGCCAGCGGCGCGTTCATGACCGTCACCGCCGACAGCGACAGCAAGCTGCTCAGCGTTGCCTCGCCGGCCGCCAAAGACGTGCAGATTCATGAGATGACCATGAAGAACGACGTGATGAGCATGGGCCCGGTGAAATCGGTCGACCTGCCGGCAGGCAAGCCCGTCAATTTCGACCCGAATGGCTACCACGTGATGCTGATGGGCCTGACCGCTCAGTTGAAGGAAGGCGACAGCGTGCCGCTGACCCTGACCGTGGAAAACGCCAAGGGCGAAAAGGAAACCGTTGAAGTGAAAGCACCGGTCAAGGCGCTGACCATGGAAGGCCACGATCACAGCAAGATGCATTGA